A single genomic interval of Spirosoma linguale DSM 74 harbors:
- a CDS encoding aspartate carbamoyltransferase (TIGRFAM: aspartate carbamoyltransferase~PFAM: aspartate/ornithine carbamoyltransferase carbamoyl-P binding domain; aspartate/ornithine carbamoyltransferase Asp/Orn-binding region~KEGG: hypothetical protein): MAQSLSVRHLVGIKDLTESDIQLILDTASQFKEVINRPIKKVPSLRDVTIANVFFENSTRTRLSFELAEKRLSADVVNFSASGSSVKKGETLLDTVNNILAMKVDMVVMRHSSPGAPHYLTKHIKANVVNAGDGTHEHPTQALLDSFSIREKLGDVAGKRVAIIGDITHSRVALSNIFCLQKQGAEVMVCGPKTLIPKHIDALGVKVGHDVREALAWCDVANVLRIQLERQQIKYFPSLREYSLYFGISKQMLDELDRPIVLMHPGPINRGVELTSDAADSSHSIILDQVENGVAVRMAVLYLLAQL, from the coding sequence ATGGCCCAATCGCTTAGTGTCCGCCATTTGGTGGGTATCAAAGACCTGACCGAGTCTGACATTCAACTTATTCTGGACACGGCCAGTCAATTCAAAGAAGTTATCAATCGCCCCATCAAGAAGGTTCCTTCTCTGCGTGACGTGACCATTGCCAACGTTTTTTTTGAAAATTCGACCCGGACCCGGCTCTCCTTTGAGCTGGCCGAAAAACGTTTATCTGCCGATGTTGTCAACTTTTCAGCTTCGGGTAGTTCGGTCAAAAAAGGGGAAACGCTGCTGGATACAGTCAACAATATTCTGGCCATGAAGGTCGATATGGTGGTCATGCGCCACAGCAGCCCCGGTGCTCCTCACTACCTTACCAAACACATCAAAGCCAATGTTGTCAACGCGGGCGACGGCACCCACGAACACCCAACCCAAGCCCTGCTCGACTCCTTCTCTATTCGTGAAAAACTAGGCGATGTGGCCGGTAAGCGGGTAGCCATCATTGGCGACATTACCCACTCACGGGTGGCCCTGTCCAACATTTTCTGTCTGCAAAAACAGGGTGCCGAGGTGATGGTTTGCGGTCCTAAAACGCTTATTCCTAAACATATCGACGCCCTGGGCGTAAAAGTCGGGCATGACGTTCGGGAGGCTTTGGCCTGGTGCGATGTGGCTAACGTGCTCCGCATTCAGTTAGAACGGCAGCAGATCAAATATTTTCCGTCGCTGCGGGAGTATTCGCTTTACTTCGGCATTTCGAAACAGATGCTCGATGAGCTGGACCGGCCCATTGTGCTTATGCACCCCGGCCCCATCAACCGGGGCGTCGAACTAACCTCCGACGCGGCCGATTCATCGCATTCCATCATTCTGGATCAGGTCGAAAATGGCGTGGCGGTTCGCATGGCAGTACTATATCTATTGGCGCAACTGTAG